In Streptomyces sp. NBC_01551, one DNA window encodes the following:
- a CDS encoding ABC transporter permease: MSRFRTRTRPPVTLALPALLAVAFLLLPLVGILTRTQWGELGEHLSSPGVVEALRLSLIVSFWALGLSLVLGVPLAWLLARVEFKGKALVRSLVLLPMVLPPTVGGVALLLGFGRRGLLGPWLEDTFGITLPFHTSGAVVAATFVAMPFLVISLEGALGGLKQSYEETAASLGASPVRVFFTVTLPMVAPGLIAGAALTWARALGEFGATITFAGNLPGTTQTLPLAVYLLLQDQPEAATSVSLLLLAIAMGVLIALRGRWTATPVARKAAEAPPVAEEPAPGAASPAAEPAAESADEPRAARDGGRWPLHATVTGFNRLDLEAEPGTTIAVVGENGAGKTTLLRALLGLTHRAHAELRLGDTDVTSLPPHKRQVAWVPQDGALFPHLSALANTAYGLRARRIPRAEARREAQTWLDRLGVGHLARRKPAQLSGGQAQRVALARALAARPRLLLLDEPLAALDQTTRARVRHTLRTHLAGFGGVCLIVTHDPVEAVSLADRVLVLADGKTLQDAPPAEVTRHPRSPWVARMLGRNAWPGTASEGGLALAAGGRLVLAEPLPDGVRALAIIAPEAVSVHRERPAGSPRNVWPGTVREITAVGSRLRVLIGSPEAPDLVAEITPDAAAELGLADGTHVWTSVKATEVTLVRL, encoded by the coding sequence ATGAGCAGATTCCGTACCCGTACCAGGCCCCCCGTGACCCTGGCGCTCCCCGCGCTGCTCGCCGTCGCGTTCCTGCTGCTGCCGCTGGTCGGCATTCTGACCCGTACTCAGTGGGGCGAACTCGGCGAGCACCTCAGCAGTCCCGGTGTGGTCGAGGCCCTCCGGCTCTCGCTGATCGTCTCCTTCTGGGCGCTCGGTCTCTCCCTGGTCCTCGGTGTGCCGCTCGCCTGGCTGCTGGCCCGCGTCGAGTTCAAGGGCAAGGCGCTGGTCCGCTCGCTCGTCCTGCTCCCGATGGTGCTGCCGCCGACGGTCGGCGGTGTGGCGCTGCTGCTGGGCTTCGGACGGCGCGGGCTGCTCGGGCCGTGGCTGGAGGACACGTTCGGGATCACGCTGCCCTTTCACACGTCAGGTGCCGTCGTGGCGGCGACCTTTGTGGCGATGCCCTTCCTCGTCATCAGCCTGGAGGGCGCGCTCGGCGGCCTCAAGCAGAGCTACGAGGAGACCGCGGCCTCGCTCGGCGCCTCGCCGGTCCGGGTGTTCTTCACGGTGACGCTGCCCATGGTGGCCCCCGGTCTGATCGCGGGGGCGGCGCTCACCTGGGCCCGCGCCCTCGGCGAGTTCGGCGCGACCATCACCTTCGCCGGGAACCTTCCCGGCACCACCCAGACCCTCCCGCTCGCGGTGTACCTGCTGCTCCAGGACCAGCCGGAGGCCGCGACCTCCGTGTCGCTGCTGCTGCTCGCGATCGCGATGGGCGTACTGATCGCCCTGCGCGGCCGCTGGACCGCGACTCCCGTCGCGCGCAAGGCCGCCGAGGCCCCGCCGGTCGCCGAGGAGCCGGCGCCGGGCGCGGCGTCTCCCGCCGCCGAGCCCGCCGCCGAGTCCGCGGACGAGCCGCGGGCCGCCCGCGACGGCGGCCGCTGGCCCTTGCACGCCACCGTCACCGGCTTCAACCGGCTCGACCTCGAAGCCGAACCCGGCACCACCATCGCCGTCGTCGGCGAGAACGGCGCCGGCAAGACCACCCTGCTCCGCGCCCTGCTCGGGCTGACCCACCGCGCGCACGCCGAACTCCGGCTCGGCGACACCGACGTCACCTCCCTGCCCCCGCACAAGCGGCAGGTGGCCTGGGTCCCCCAGGACGGCGCCCTGTTCCCGCACCTGAGCGCGCTCGCCAACACCGCGTACGGGCTGCGCGCCCGCCGGATCCCGCGCGCCGAGGCCCGCCGCGAGGCGCAGACCTGGCTGGACCGGCTCGGCGTCGGGCACCTCGCCCGGCGCAAGCCCGCCCAGCTGTCCGGCGGGCAGGCCCAGCGGGTGGCGCTGGCCCGCGCGCTCGCCGCCCGCCCCCGGCTGCTGCTCCTGGACGAGCCGCTCGCCGCGCTCGACCAGACCACCCGGGCCCGCGTCCGGCACACCCTGCGCACGCACCTGGCGGGCTTCGGCGGGGTCTGCCTGATCGTCACGCACGATCCCGTGGAGGCCGTGTCACTGGCCGACCGGGTCCTCGTGCTCGCTGACGGGAAGACCCTCCAGGACGCGCCGCCCGCCGAGGTGACCCGGCACCCGCGCTCCCCCTGGGTGGCCCGGATGCTCGGCCGCAACGCCTGGCCCGGCACCGCCTCGGAGGGCGGGCTCGCGCTCGCCGCCGGCGGGCGCCTGGTGCTCGCCGAGCCGCTGCCCGACGGGGTGCGGGCCCTCGCGATCATCGCCCCCGAGGCCGTGTCCGTGCACCGGGAGCGCCCGGCGGGCAGCCCGCGCAACGTCTGGCCGGGAACGGTACGGGAGATCACCGCCGTCGGCAGTCGGCTGCGGGTGCTGATCGGCTCGCCGGAGGCGCCCGACCTGGTCGCGGAGATCACCCCGGACGCCGCCGCCGAACTGGGACTGGCCGACGGGACGCACGTGTGGACCAGCGTGAAGGCCACCGAGGTCACCCTCGTACGGCTCTAG
- a CDS encoding phosphodiester glycosidase family protein, protein MPTPRPLLPVLLAGALALSSPAAQAADDPGIETARTTRRIAPGVRLESYDRLEADRWLRVDELVADSGRTGGVRAEYLGGHGPETVAEAAARHPAGPGRRVVGAVNGDFFDALGAGTPLGPGIREGRLLHSATPGPGGAARLVPAVGFGPDGSGRVLRLGLAGSVTLPGGAVRPLAGYNAARPPTAGFAAYTSDWPGAGLPGTGPAVELRDGRVAAVVPAAAAPVRGPAHRERPAPGATVLVASGATAAAELAALRPGNAVAVSARPVTGGGPVPWAAVGGREALVVAGVPRSHDGAPNDTAAPRTAVGVSRDGRQIRLVTVDGRRRDSGGLTLTGLGRLMHRLGMYEALNLDGGGSTTLLAGLSGTTDLAPENTPSDGTPRRVPNGLALTAPAGSGQLAGYRVEPLGGAGPDFARVLRGLTRTLTASGHDTALGPAPGAPAWSAGGGGTVDSAGVFHALRPGGARAYARRGAVRGVLPLDVLGPPVRLRPTKARIGLAGRGESAGFGLVGYDAQGAAAAVEPRDVTLRFDRSRWRVTADGRGGFTVTARVARATGRLRATVNSTGASAELALGAGLRALALTGLDDAARWAGPAAGPAPGHPGRGLALTTSAGAAEAVAAAARPVVLPELARSVSLWVDGDGSGVRPGVRLADDIGAAVVLRGPAVDWTGWRRITLPLPAGAERPFTLTGLSATGAPGRLVLDTLTADTPPTGRAPAQRRRPDPIAAGAAEVRARPWRFAVRPAGAVPAWTPDTDFVLDTATERPAFTHRGVRFLTLDTRRATLDGGGLDRMRTLRAALAAAAREPDTGALAVVRRYAPRAVDGKEEALLTRYLGEFRRTTGKRAAVITLGAPRFAAGRAEGVLEVSAPRAGRTLFGVDAFATGDWLSVRRY, encoded by the coding sequence GTGCCGACTCCGCGTCCGCTGCTGCCCGTCCTGCTCGCCGGGGCCCTGGCCCTTTCGTCCCCCGCGGCCCAGGCCGCCGACGACCCCGGTATCGAGACCGCCCGTACCACCCGGCGGATCGCACCCGGAGTCCGCCTGGAGTCGTACGACCGGCTGGAGGCGGACCGCTGGCTCCGGGTCGACGAGCTCGTCGCCGACTCCGGCCGTACCGGCGGCGTACGCGCCGAATACCTGGGCGGTCACGGCCCCGAGACCGTCGCCGAGGCCGCCGCCCGTCATCCGGCCGGGCCCGGGCGGCGCGTGGTCGGCGCCGTGAACGGGGACTTCTTCGACGCCCTGGGCGCCGGGACCCCCCTCGGCCCCGGTATCCGCGAGGGCCGGCTGCTGCACTCCGCGACGCCCGGCCCCGGCGGTGCTGCCCGCCTCGTCCCGGCCGTCGGCTTCGGCCCCGACGGCAGCGGCCGGGTGCTGCGCCTCGGCCTCGCCGGGAGCGTCACGCTGCCCGGCGGCGCGGTCCGGCCGCTGGCCGGGTACAACGCGGCGCGCCCGCCCACCGCCGGTTTCGCCGCGTACACCTCGGACTGGCCGGGCGCCGGGCTCCCCGGGACGGGCCCGGCCGTCGAACTGCGGGACGGCCGTGTCGCCGCCGTCGTCCCGGCGGCCGCCGCGCCGGTACGGGGACCGGCGCACCGCGAGCGTCCCGCACCCGGCGCCACCGTGCTGGTCGCGTCCGGCGCCACCGCGGCCGCCGAACTCGCCGCGCTGCGGCCCGGGAACGCCGTGGCCGTCTCCGCCCGTCCGGTCACCGGGGGCGGACCGGTACCGTGGGCGGCCGTCGGAGGGCGCGAGGCCCTCGTCGTGGCCGGGGTCCCGCGGAGCCACGACGGCGCGCCGAACGACACCGCCGCGCCCCGTACCGCCGTCGGCGTCTCCCGCGACGGACGGCAGATCCGGCTCGTCACCGTCGACGGCCGCCGGCGCGACAGCGGCGGCCTCACCCTCACCGGCCTCGGCCGGCTGATGCACCGGCTCGGCATGTACGAGGCCCTCAACCTGGACGGCGGCGGCTCCACGACCCTGCTCGCCGGGCTCAGCGGGACGACGGACCTGGCACCGGAGAACACCCCGTCGGACGGGACGCCGAGAAGGGTCCCGAACGGCCTGGCCCTCACCGCCCCGGCCGGATCCGGGCAGCTCGCCGGGTACCGGGTCGAGCCCCTGGGCGGCGCCGGCCCGGACTTCGCCCGGGTGCTGCGCGGGCTCACCCGCACCCTCACCGCCTCCGGCCACGACACCGCGCTCGGCCCGGCCCCGGGTGCGCCCGCCTGGTCGGCCGGGGGCGGCGGGACAGTCGACTCAGCCGGGGTCTTCCACGCCCTGCGCCCCGGCGGTGCTAGGGCGTACGCCCGGCGCGGGGCGGTACGCGGCGTGCTCCCCCTCGACGTGCTCGGCCCGCCGGTCCGGCTCCGCCCGACGAAGGCCCGGATCGGCCTCGCCGGGCGGGGCGAGAGCGCCGGGTTCGGCCTCGTCGGATACGACGCGCAGGGCGCGGCCGCCGCCGTCGAACCCCGCGACGTCACCCTGCGCTTCGACCGCTCGCGCTGGCGGGTCACGGCCGACGGCCGGGGCGGCTTCACCGTCACCGCCCGGGTCGCGCGCGCCACCGGCCGGCTGCGCGCCACCGTCAACAGCACCGGCGCCAGCGCCGAACTGGCCCTCGGGGCCGGCCTGCGGGCGCTGGCGCTGACCGGCCTGGACGACGCCGCCCGGTGGGCCGGCCCCGCGGCGGGCCCGGCCCCGGGCCACCCGGGCCGCGGCCTCGCCCTCACCACCTCCGCCGGCGCCGCCGAAGCGGTCGCCGCCGCGGCGCGGCCCGTCGTCCTGCCGGAGTTGGCCCGGTCGGTCTCGCTCTGGGTGGACGGCGACGGGTCGGGGGTCCGGCCCGGCGTACGGCTGGCCGATGACATCGGGGCCGCGGTCGTCCTGCGCGGGCCCGCCGTCGACTGGACCGGCTGGCGGCGGATCACGCTCCCGCTGCCGGCCGGGGCGGAGCGGCCGTTCACCCTGACCGGACTCTCAGCGACCGGTGCGCCCGGGAGGCTGGTGCTGGACACCCTCACCGCCGACACTCCGCCCACCGGCCGGGCCCCGGCCCAGCGGAGGCGACCGGACCCCATCGCGGCCGGCGCCGCCGAGGTCCGGGCCCGTCCCTGGAGGTTCGCGGTCCGCCCGGCCGGGGCGGTTCCCGCCTGGACCCCGGACACCGACTTCGTGCTCGACACGGCCACGGAGCGCCCGGCGTTCACCCACCGGGGCGTGCGGTTCCTGACGCTCGACACCCGCCGGGCCACCCTGGACGGCGGCGGCCTCGACCGGATGCGGACGCTGCGCGCGGCCCTGGCGGCCGCCGCCCGGGAACCGGACACCGGCGCGCTGGCCGTCGTACGGCGGTACGCGCCGCGGGCCGTGGACGGCAAGGAGGAAGCCCTGCTGACGCGGTACCTCGGGGAGTTCCGGCGTACCACCGGAAAGCGGGCCGCCGTCATCACGCTCGGCGCCCCCCGCTTCGCGGCCGGCCGCGCGGAGGGCGTGCTGGAGGTCTCGGCCCCGCGCGCCGGCCGGACCCTCTTCGGGGTCGACGCCTTCGCCACCGGCGACTGGCTCTCCGTACGGCGCTACTGA
- a CDS encoding DUF4328 domain-containing protein, with protein MSFSAPGSPPPPAVPPIPGHAPQMMPPVPAQPYAGQTYPGPQGPYPYPYPYPGQPVHPYPAPAAVDTLRSPHGLATALTVLLSVAALSNLYATGVCLYLWSLMDGLVTDPFKVTDRSLVRADDLMTVATVVQILITLATTVVFIVWFHRVRRNGEIFRPDAFTLSRGWAIGSWFIPLANLVMPFVIARQTWAASTQLAPDGSFRKVSTAPLTAWWLVFAASQIVDRVAASLFRLADTPEQLRGSAAVGVADGLLTLVAAVLAVLFVRKLTALQNTKATQGPYAAV; from the coding sequence ATGTCCTTCAGCGCGCCCGGCTCACCGCCGCCGCCCGCCGTGCCGCCGATACCGGGACACGCGCCGCAGATGATGCCTCCGGTACCGGCGCAGCCGTACGCGGGGCAGACGTACCCCGGCCCGCAGGGCCCGTATCCATACCCGTACCCGTACCCGGGTCAGCCGGTGCACCCCTACCCGGCGCCGGCCGCCGTCGACACCCTGCGCTCGCCGCACGGGCTGGCGACGGCCCTGACCGTCCTGCTCTCGGTCGCCGCCCTGTCCAACCTGTACGCGACGGGTGTCTGCCTCTACCTCTGGTCGCTGATGGACGGCCTGGTCACGGACCCGTTCAAGGTCACGGACAGGTCCCTCGTCAGGGCCGACGACCTGATGACCGTCGCCACCGTCGTCCAGATCCTGATCACGCTCGCCACGACCGTCGTCTTCATCGTGTGGTTCCACCGGGTCCGCCGCAACGGCGAGATCTTCCGGCCCGACGCGTTCACCCTGTCCCGGGGCTGGGCCATCGGCAGCTGGTTCATCCCCCTGGCCAATCTCGTGATGCCCTTCGTGATCGCGCGCCAGACCTGGGCGGCCAGCACCCAGCTCGCTCCGGACGGCTCGTTCCGCAAGGTCTCCACCGCGCCCCTGACGGCATGGTGGCTGGTGTTCGCCGCCTCGCAGATCGTGGATCGCGTCGCCGCCTCGCTCTTCCGCCTCGCGGACACGCCGGAACAGCTGCGCGGCAGCGCCGCGGTGGGCGTCGCCGACGGCCTGCTCACGCTCGTGGCCGCCGTCCTCGCCGTCCTCTTCGTCCGCAAGCTGACGGCCCTGCAGAACACGAAGGCGACGCAGGGCCCGTACGCGGCCGTGTGA